The nucleotide window ATCGATTCAAGATATGTCTCTACTTCTGAATCAGGTAAAAAGGATAAGATTGCCCGTGAACAGGCACCAGCATAAAGCGGACTTTTCCTTCCAATCGAAGTATACAATCGCACCTTTTGTTTTGTGTCTATTTTCTCAATATAGATGGCTTCATCTCCATCTTTAACAATTAAGTTAATGGCTTCCTTCACGTCATTATGTAATTCATGCATAAACGGATAAGCAACCTTACGTAAATCAATTCTGCCTAAAACTAGCTGACCGAATTTGAGAAACAAAAGTCCAAGTCGGTATTTCGAGTCATTACCTTTTTCCAAGAACTCCATTTCCTCTAATGACCTAAGCATTCGAAAGACCGATGATTTCGGAATCCCCGATAGATTAATAATTTCTTGAAAAGTTAATTCAGTATTCTCTATAAATAAATTTAATATATCCATCGAACGGACAACCGTTTTATTTTTGTTGTTCATTAATTGTCGTCTGCTCCTTCCTTTTCCCCACATCACATCTATGTACAAAAAGCTTTCCCTAATTGATTACTCCATTAAAATCTATTGAGTATACTTCCGGACTTGATATAACTATTATACCAAGATTAGAAGATAAAACGGAACCTATAGTAAGTGCGCATCTAATAAAACACATTTTCTTATGGAACGAAATTCTCTTTACTTGAGGCGTTATTTTCAATTTTTGGAAGTGTTAAGTAATACATAAGGGAGTATTGGTTGGAACTTTACACAATTAATTTTCAAAAGGCATGTTTTGAATAGAACTTCCAAAACATGCCTTTGCATAATTTAACATAACTTTTTGAAACGTTAATCTATCTTCATCCTTCTTTTAAAATCTTCAATTTCAAATGGTTCATTATTTTCTTTCATCCTGCTGAATTCATTAAGTAATTCCTCCTGCTTGGCCTGAATTTTCCTTAACTCCTCCATTTGCGCTTCCCGCTCACATTCTCTCGCATATTCGATGGCGCAATCCTTTAATGTCTCGGCAAGATTGTTTAATAGATAATTTTCAAATTTGTCCAGTATGTTCCTATCTAAATATTTCGGGCCTATATTGAGTGTTTTTAAAGCATTGTCTAGTTCCATTTCCTTCTGATTCAATTCATTTATTTGGTGTTTATTATTCTCCAGCTTTTGATTTGTTAATTTTGTACTTGTCCGAAATAGGTAAATAAAAGCCGATATGATGACGACCGTATTTATATAGAATATCACTTCAGGGTCAAAATCGAATAATCCTAATAAAACAATCGATAAGGTAGTGACGAATAATAATTTCATGAAGGAAATCGGGACCGGCTTTCTAAGTTCCACTAAGGTATTTTCAATTCTTGCTTTATCTGCCATTAGTTGTTGTGCTTGCTTTACTTCACCTAAAACCAACTGCTTATTACTCATGATTGTATCCTCCCAAAATTCCAAGTCATTTCATTTCAACTTAGTTTGGTCGTAACAACAAATTCTAAACATCATATTAAATGAACGAATCATTACTCCTTTTTGATAAGCATTCCCAATGCTTATCTAGTGCAGGCGATTACAATAGTTGTTCATACACCCGGTTCGTCATTATTATTTCAATGTAATATTTCAAATTGGATTCTCTTCCAAACAGCACTTCTAAATTCCCTTCCTATCCCCCGTACCTATGAACACTTATTAAAGCAAATAGCCCGATTAAAGCACAATATCTCTCTATTTCCGATTGATGAATATTATCACCTCTAAACTTGTGCATTCCGAACAAAATAATGCATTTTATTATATTGCCATAAAATTCACCTTTGATTCAAATAAGTCTTAAGTCTTAATTTAGATAACCTAACGATATTTCCTGCACACACATACTTTAATAAGGAGTAACTTTAAGGAGGTGATACTATGAGTAACCAATCTGGTATTTTAGGAGTTTTCCTTGGATTCCTTACAGGTGTGGTATGGCTGCTACTAGCTTTATTAGGCTTCATTACTGATTTTTTAACATTAATCGGTCTAGATGGAGCTCTTGGAGACATTTTGAACATTGTAGTTGCGCTAATCGGCTTCCTCACTTCTGTTTGGTTTGGACTATGCCTATTCAAAAAAGCATGGCGTTATTGCAGAGGGCATAAACATGGATGTTAATGGATTAACGAATAATTAAGGAAATGCATATAGGGAAAAGCCGCCTTCATCTAGATGACAGGCGGTTTTTTTATTAGAAATTGAATTGTTTTATATAAGCATCAATAATAAATTGATTTTGATCAGAAAGCAGTATTGGCTAATAAATTTTTCTGCAACCATACATACTACAGCAGAGGTGGATTAAAAAACCATAGCGGAAATCCATTGTATGATTGAGACAAAAAAGAAAGGAGATGAATGGATGAAAGAACGAATAGTCATGTGGTTGTTGGTTACGGGACTTTTATTTTGCTTGCCTCTAACAGATATTATGAACGTTCATGCATTACAGGATACTGCTGAACGAGATTTATCTGACCTTCAAGCAGAAAATGAAAATTCTGATTCCGAGCAGCCTGTTGACCTAAGAATTTTACAACAGCGGTATCCGGAAATATTTTTCCTGCAAGGTCCTACAGATCAAAAACGAATCGCGTTAACGTTTGATGATGGTCCCGATCCACGATTTTCAAATGACGTATTGGATGTATTAAAACAATACAATGTCCCGGCAACATTCTTCGTATTAGGTTCAAAAGCCATCGCTAACCCGGAAATCGTCAAACGCATGCAAAACGAAGGGCATGTAATCGGAAATCATACCTACGCCCACCCGAATCTTGTCGAAGAAGCCGACCTCGAAACGCTTGAGAGGGAAGTAATGAGAACGGAAGATGCTCTTAACGAAATTATTGGTTACCGGACAAAGTTATTCAGACCACCTTATGGCTTCCTGTACAATGAATTGGTCGAGAAGCTTGGGAACATGGACTATTACGTGATTGCCTGGTCGGTTGATTCGTTGGACTGGCAGGAAGACCCGCCGGAAGTTATTACTTCGAAAGTAGTAGACAACATTCATCCAGGCGCGATTATTCTCATGCACGATGGTGCAGAATCGTCCGGGGATCGCACAAACACCATCTTATCACTTCAACAAATCATCCCAAAACTGCAAGAGCAAGGCTATGAATTTGTCACAGTTCCAGATTTGTTGAATATTCCATTTGAGAAATAAAACATTAAAAGAAATGGCAGCACCTTTCAAACAACAATTGCTTGAAAGGTGCCTTTAAACAGTTGGACCATGCTACTTTTGTCAGCTTTCTCTAGTCAAACTTACATTATCCAAGGTATTCCCCAGTTCTCCACTAATCACCGATAAGTTGGGGTTGGGACAGAATTAGTTCCAGTTTACGCAAAAAGAGAAATTGCACAATGCAATTTCTCTTTTTTGCGTTTTATAAAGAAAATATTGGAAGAGGTGTTATCCTCTTACCGCATACTTCCTTAAATTTGTGGCCATTAATGCCAAACCTATTTCGTTAGTAACTTTCGATTTTCCACGAACAGAAAATCGACGGAAACACAAATTAGCCTTCAAGAATCCAAAAACTGGTTCCACGTCGATTTTACGTCGACGATAAATGGCAGCCGTTTTTTCTTCTGAAAGCTTCACTCTTACTTCTTCTTTTTGTTTTTCCCATTTCTCATTAATCATGAGTCTACGATTTTTACCTTCTGCAGCTTTTGTACATTTTGTACGGAAAGGACACCCTGTACATTCCTCACATTCATAGATTTTAAATTCTCGTTGGAAACCCGATTTATCTGTACGAACAGAGTTATATTGGAATCGTAATCTCTTTTCATTTGGGCAAATGTAGACATCGTTTTCTTTCTCATACACCCAATTACTTGTCTTAAAAGGATCATTTTTATATTTTCGCTTCTGTTCGTTCAAGTATTGATTAAATGTAATGAGTGGAGTTCGTTTGCGTTTGTTAAGAATATCATGGTAATTCTGTTCACTGCCGTATCCGGCATCCGCTACAATATGTTTTGGTAACTCGAAATAATTTTCTTCAATTTGACTAAGAAATGGAATAAGTGTTTTCGTGTCTGTTGGATTTGGAAATACATCGTACGCGAGTGTATATTGACCTTCTGTAGCGATTTGTACATTATACCCTGGCTTCAATTGGCCGTTTTGCATATAGTCATCTTTCATCCGCATAAATGTTGCTTCATGATCCGTCTTTGAATAACTGTTACGTGTGCCAAACACTTCAAAATCTTTTTGGTATTTCTGCTTTCTTATGATCCAATCATGTACTTGTTTGAGGATTTGCTTCGGTGTTTTTCGTTCGCTACGTAATCTTTTTCGCTCAATGACATCTTCAGAATGTTCTATTTTGCTTGTATAGTCGTCGACTACTTCTTCTAGGTGATGTGCTACTTGAGTTAACTCTTCTATCGATAACTGCTCATCACTTTCACGTTTGATTTCAGGAATAATTTGATGTTCCAATAACTCATCGTAAAGTTTATTTGATTTTTCTACGAGGTTGGTATGATGTTTTTCCACTGATTTTTTCCAAACAAATGTGAACTTATTGGCATTTGCCTCAATCTTTGTGCCATCGATAAAAATCGCTTCTTGATCGATGAGTTTTTCTTCAACTAGCTGACAGCGGAATTGTACAAAACATTGGCGAATGAGTTCCTTCATATTGGGATGTACACGAAAACGGTTAATAGTGCGATAACTTGGTTCATATCCTTGGGCAAGCCACATCATACGGATACTGTCTCTTGTCAGATCCTCTATTTTTCTTCCTGAAAAAGTGGATTGTGTGTAACCGCATAAAATCAGCTTTAGCATCATACGTGGATGATATGATGGACAACCAGTATGGTGAATAAAAGGAGCGAAAGCTTCGTTCGGAATGCTTTCGACCAAATGATGGATAGAAAAGGCAATATCATTTTTATGTAACTTTACTTCTAAATCTAGCGGTAATATAATTTGATTCATGTTATAATCTTTAAACATAGGGACACTTCTTTCGTTTGAAATTTGGTTGTAGGATACTTAAATTTTAACAGAGAATGTCCTTTTTTCATGCCTGAAATTATGCAGAGATTTACTTGATATAGAAGAAAAATTAGTTGTTCGGAGTGAAGGCGGCGACTCCCAGGGGACAAGCACGTGGGAGAGACTACAGGCTCGAGCCGTGCCCCCAGGAAAGCGTCCGCCGTAACGGAGAACAACGACTACATAGTAGACACATAATAATAAAGCCGTTCAAACTTTACTCATCGTAAAATTTGAACGGCTTTTGATTTTGAGGCGGATTTTGTCCCACCCCCTTTAATCTATGCCCTTATGAAGAATGGGCAGTATGTTAAGAAAATGTTGAGATTACATCCACTAAACTATACCCGCCCAAGAAAATACAAACAGATACGATAATAATACCTATAATATTTGTCACTAGCTTATTAGAGTATTCACCCAATAATTTTTTGTTGTTCATAATGATCAGTAAATAGATCGCAACTATCGGTAACAGAACACCGTTTAAGGCTTGTGCCAATAATAAAATTTGCATCGGTTCAAAACCTGTGGCAGACGTTATAATACCAATGATGATAATGACTGTGAAAACAATTTTAAAGTTCTTATTTTTCATGCCACCCTTCCAACCAAAAAGACTGGAAAGTGTAATTGCAGCACCTAGTGGACTTGCTAACGCTGAAGAAAAACCTGCTGCAAAAATACCCACACATAAAAATACTTTAGCCCATGATCCGAAAAGTGGTTCAAGCTGGATTGATAGATCGGCTACCGATTTAACTTCCGAACCTAACATAGTAGCACCAGCTGTAATTAAAATCGCTGCTGTAATTAAACCACCGACACTAATTGAGATAAGTGTATCTAAGCGCGCATCTTTCAAATTTGATGGCTTATTCCAGCGGTCTTGCACCATAGTAGAATGCATAAAGAAATTATAAGGTACAACCGTTGTACCAATTAAAGCAATAACAATCAGTATAGATCCTGATGGTAACGACGGAACAAATGAACCTTGGAAAACAGCCGACCAATCTGGCTTAACAATAAACATTGTCGTTATGAAAGTTGCACTCATCGCGACAATAAGAACAATCATGATTCGCTCAATCATCTTAAAGCTGCCCGTAAGACCTAATATCAGAATTATAATACCAATAAATGGACTCACCACATTAGCCGGAATATTAAATAATGTCGATACCCCCATCGAAGTACCAATGAGATCGCCTGAAATATAAGCTGCACAACCAACAGCAATGGCAATGGCAACGAGCCAAATCGATCCGAATTTTAGTAATGGCTGTTTAAATTGTTCAGTTATCGCTTGGCCTAAATCTTTTTTCGCAATAATACCAATTCTAGCGGCCATTTCTTGTAATAGAATTGTTGTGACAATAGAAAATAAAACTGCCCATAATACAGAATAACCAAATGAAGCACCCGCTCTAGTAGCGGTTGTTACTGTACCAGGTCCGATAAACGATGCTGTTACTACAGCACCAGGTCCAATTACTTTTAACTTTTCTATAAACCCCGAGCTCTTTTTTTCTACTACATTTTCTTCAACTTGCTGCATAAACATCCCCCTTGCGAAAAATCATTTTTCCTACAATTAAATAACTAACGGAAGAATTATTTTCATTATTCAGAAATTTAAAATTATATTTTTTAACAAAAAACACGGTTCAAAACTGCTAATATGAACCGTGCTCTTTTATTGCCTATAACTTAGTTTTCCAGATAGTTGTAAACAGTCTGTTTTGTTACTTGTAAAATAGTAGAAACTCTATCCATCGAACCTTGAACTAAGAAGACACCTTTTTTATCTAATGCTTTTACAAATTCAATCTTCTTGTTCTTCGATTTTATTGGAAGAGTCATATTCAATTCCATCAATGTCGTTAAAATAATTTGTTCGAACATCTCTGTTATCGTTGAGGCATAACTTTCACGAATCTGATTGGCACCTTCAAAGGGTGATAGTAAATCAGATAAGTAATGCTGCAAATTCGATAATTCGGTAACATTGTAGTTAATTCCTAACAACCCGACAACTTTGCCTTCGTTATCACGAATATATACAATGGAAGATTTGATGCTTTTCCCGTTTTTCACATTTGAATATGTACCTAAAATATCCTCGATTTCACCATCATTATTTTTGAGCTGCTGTAAAACGAAATCGGTAATCGGCGCACCTAAAGTCCTCCCGGTCAAATCACCCTTAATATAAATAATCGATTTATCCATTTCAGAGAAATCATGAATAACAACTTCACATGTTGATTTGAAAATGGCATATATTGCATCTGCTATTCGAATATAAGGTTCAAAAATCGCATTTCTGTTTTCCATCATAAGCTTGTAAACCTCCAAATTAGAAATTCCCAAAAAAATCTCGAAGGTAATTATAACCCTTTGCGCTGTTTCCTTCACTGTTGAGTAAAGGACTATAAATACCTAGACCTATATTATCGGAATGAAGTGCATCAAGGCAATACGAATAAGCTATTATACTACCCGAAACACCGCTTTTGGCAGGTATATACTTGTCATTAACTGAAAGGGGTGAAGCACGGTATAAACCGCATTGTACCATTGCTTCATGTACAACTAATGCGGCCTCATGCTTATTACACACCATTTCCTGAAATATAAAACCGATTTTGGCAAGATCTTTTGTTGTCATCTTTAATGCGCATAACTGCAAATAGGTATTTAACGTACCTTCAATGGAATCCTCCAAAAACCCCAACAGCTGTAACTTTCCAGCGATTTCATAGTTAGTATAACTATTGCGCTTTTCGAAACTGTAAACTGATTCATCTACAGCAGAGTCTACCTGAAAATATTGTCTAACAAATTCGATTACCGCATTGACCTTTTCAATATGATGATCCCCTTTTATCATAGAAGCAATTGTTAAAGCACCTGCGTTGATAAAAGGATTTAGTATTAAATTATCGCTAAGAAATAAATCTGCAGACACCGTATTATAATCAACCGTTGAAGCCGATAGCTTCATTTTATGTGATACTTTTTCCGGACCATAATACTCCAGCACATAGAACAGAGTTATAAACTTAGAAATACTTTGTATAGTAAATGGCTGGTTGAATTGCCTGTTGGAATAAATCTCATCTCTTGAAAAAGCAATAGATACTTCAAAATACTGACTATCTTCCAATTTAGGTGTTGGTAATGTTATAGGAATATAACCATCTACAGTCACATTCTCATATTTTTGTGCCAGCTGATCCCAATCATATTTTACATTACGCGATAGTAGTTGCTTCATTTGCTTGGGTCATAGCTTTACTTTGTTTATAAACAACATCGCCTGCTAATGCATAAAGTAGTAACGTGGAAGCAAAGTGTGCTGATAGCTGAGTCGGGTCCTGCTGAGGATATACCTCTACAAAATCCATAGCAACTACACCTAATTTAGTCAGTTCATATACTAAAGTTAATAATTCATAAGATGTTAAGCCATTTCCATCAACTGGTCCTCCTGGATTAAACGCGCAGTCCAGTACATCACTGCAAATACTTACATATACACAATCCACATCCTGAGAGGCTTGTTTATAAATATCCGCTGCAAGTTGACGAATATTTTTGTGCTC belongs to Solibacillus sp. FSL W7-1436 and includes:
- a CDS encoding Nramp family divalent metal transporter translates to MQQVEENVVEKKSSGFIEKLKVIGPGAVVTASFIGPGTVTTATRAGASFGYSVLWAVLFSIVTTILLQEMAARIGIIAKKDLGQAITEQFKQPLLKFGSIWLVAIAIAVGCAAYISGDLIGTSMGVSTLFNIPANVVSPFIGIIILILGLTGSFKMIERIMIVLIVAMSATFITTMFIVKPDWSAVFQGSFVPSLPSGSILIVIALIGTTVVPYNFFMHSTMVQDRWNKPSNLKDARLDTLISISVGGLITAAILITAGATMLGSEVKSVADLSIQLEPLFGSWAKVFLCVGIFAAGFSSALASPLGAAITLSSLFGWKGGMKNKNFKIVFTVIIIIGIITSATGFEPMQILLLAQALNGVLLPIVAIYLLIIMNNKKLLGEYSNKLVTNIIGIIIVSVCIFLGGYSLVDVISTFS
- a CDS encoding IS1182 family transposase, with the protein product MFKDYNMNQIILPLDLEVKLHKNDIAFSIHHLVESIPNEAFAPFIHHTGCPSYHPRMMLKLILCGYTQSTFSGRKIEDLTRDSIRMMWLAQGYEPSYRTINRFRVHPNMKELIRQCFVQFRCQLVEEKLIDQEAIFIDGTKIEANANKFTFVWKKSVEKHHTNLVEKSNKLYDELLEHQIIPEIKRESDEQLSIEELTQVAHHLEEVVDDYTSKIEHSEDVIERKRLRSERKTPKQILKQVHDWIIRKQKYQKDFEVFGTRNSYSKTDHEATFMRMKDDYMQNGQLKPGYNVQIATEGQYTLAYDVFPNPTDTKTLIPFLSQIEENYFELPKHIVADAGYGSEQNYHDILNKRKRTPLITFNQYLNEQKRKYKNDPFKTSNWVYEKENDVYICPNEKRLRFQYNSVRTDKSGFQREFKIYECEECTGCPFRTKCTKAAEGKNRRLMINEKWEKQKEEVRVKLSEEKTAAIYRRRKIDVEPVFGFLKANLCFRRFSVRGKSKVTNEIGLALMATNLRKYAVRG
- a CDS encoding helix-turn-helix transcriptional regulator, with product MMENRNAIFEPYIRIADAIYAIFKSTCEVVIHDFSEMDKSIIYIKGDLTGRTLGAPITDFVLQQLKNNDGEIEDILGTYSNVKNGKSIKSSIVYIRDNEGKVVGLLGINYNVTELSNLQHYLSDLLSPFEGANQIRESYASTITEMFEQIILTTLMELNMTLPIKSKNKKIEFVKALDKKGVFLVQGSMDRVSTILQVTKQTVYNYLEN
- a CDS encoding ABC transporter, with translation MSNQSGILGVFLGFLTGVVWLLLALLGFITDFLTLIGLDGALGDILNIVVALIGFLTSVWFGLCLFKKAWRYCRGHKHGC
- a CDS encoding glutaminase, which produces MKQLLSRNVKYDWDQLAQKYENVTVDGYIPITLPTPKLEDSQYFEVSIAFSRDEIYSNRQFNQPFTIQSISKFITLFYVLEYYGPEKVSHKMKLSASTVDYNTVSADLFLSDNLILNPFINAGALTIASMIKGDHHIEKVNAVIEFVRQYFQVDSAVDESVYSFEKRNSYTNYEIAGKLQLLGFLEDSIEGTLNTYLQLCALKMTTKDLAKIGFIFQEMVCNKHEAALVVHEAMVQCGLYRASPLSVNDKYIPAKSGVSGSIIAYSYCLDALHSDNIGLGIYSPLLNSEGNSAKGYNYLRDFFGNF
- a CDS encoding IclR family transcriptional regulator — translated: MNNKNKTVVRSMDILNLFIENTELTFQEIINLSGIPKSSVFRMLRSLEEMEFLEKGNDSKYRLGLLFLKFGQLVLGRIDLRKVAYPFMHELHNDVKEAINLIVKDGDEAIYIEKIDTKQKVRLYTSIGRKSPLYAGACSRAILSFLPDSEVETYLESINPKSFANGTITEKDKIYETIKQARIDGYTISHSELENHTAAIAAPIFNHNGEVIAGISIAGIEANYQDENIEIYAKKVKKVAEDISMQLGYRK
- a CDS encoding polysaccharide deacetylase family protein; the protein is MKERIVMWLLVTGLLFCLPLTDIMNVHALQDTAERDLSDLQAENENSDSEQPVDLRILQQRYPEIFFLQGPTDQKRIALTFDDGPDPRFSNDVLDVLKQYNVPATFFVLGSKAIANPEIVKRMQNEGHVIGNHTYAHPNLVEEADLETLEREVMRTEDALNEIIGYRTKLFRPPYGFLYNELVEKLGNMDYYVIAWSVDSLDWQEDPPEVITSKVVDNIHPGAIILMHDGAESSGDRTNTILSLQQIIPKLQEQGYEFVTVPDLLNIPFEK